A genomic region of Streptosporangium lutulentum contains the following coding sequences:
- a CDS encoding NUDIX hydrolase — translation MLVDIYTDRNKHIGVEDKKAAHERGLWHRTFSCLVVSPSTQTVLLQKKQPGRYVFDRPDHADFTVGGHYEAGESIADGVREIREELGLDVDYKELQPLGIRQTAVALAPKWIEREFQYWHLLALPLGLEEIPLDDAEVSGLVQIGLDDAIALAAGDRSEAPARYLIRSGDGREYRDATLTREDLVPGYLDEDSDRLYLRLFIAAHRYLQGERDRLFW, via the coding sequence ATGCTCGTCGACATCTACACCGACCGCAACAAGCACATCGGCGTCGAGGACAAGAAGGCCGCGCACGAGAGGGGGCTATGGCACCGCACGTTCTCCTGTTTGGTCGTCAGCCCCTCCACTCAGACCGTGCTGCTCCAGAAGAAGCAGCCGGGTCGCTACGTCTTCGACCGGCCTGACCACGCCGATTTCACCGTCGGCGGCCACTACGAAGCCGGTGAGAGCATCGCCGACGGCGTCCGGGAGATCCGGGAAGAACTCGGCCTCGACGTCGACTACAAGGAACTGCAGCCGCTGGGAATCCGCCAGACCGCCGTCGCCTTGGCCCCGAAATGGATCGAGCGTGAGTTCCAGTACTGGCACCTCCTGGCGCTGCCGCTCGGCCTGGAGGAGATCCCACTCGACGACGCCGAGGTTTCCGGGCTCGTACAGATCGGTCTCGATGACGCGATTGCGCTCGCGGCCGGCGACCGTAGCGAGGCCCCGGCCCGCTACCTGATCCGCTCAGGAGATGGCCGCGAATATCGGGACGCGACGCTGACCCGAGAAGACCTCGTGCCCGGTTACCTCGACGAGGACTCCGATCGGCTCTACCTGCGGCTGTTCATCGCCGCGCACCGCTACCTGCAAGGCGAGCGCGACCGCCTGTTCTGGTGA
- the wecB gene encoding non-hydrolyzing UDP-N-acetylglucosamine 2-epimerase, translating into MSFSTGRSIAVVLGTRPEMIKLSVLIALLGDQARVIHTGQHYDPTMTGEAASSVHRPHLQMRVGGQHRGVQIGAATAQLTQAWHDDPPAAVIVQGDTNAALAGALAANAVQVPLIHVEAGLRSHDRAMPEEHNRIVIDHLADLCCAVTSQNVANLWAEGIPDSRIVLTGNPIVEAVHLAERDHAAALRLTAPLGGGPYAVSTLHRPENVDDPDRLRRMLASLAALDLPVLLVIHPRTRQRVQQFGLGDLLAQLHVVDPLSYSAFLAVAEQASLLISDSGGIQEEASILGVRLLVLRRSTERPEALNADCALIPQPEQLPVFARSMAQLGKPAMGVTPFGDGRASARIADLTEMLAMSAP; encoded by the coding sequence ATGTCCTTTAGTACGGGCCGTTCGATCGCCGTTGTTCTCGGCACCCGACCAGAGATGATCAAACTGTCGGTGCTGATCGCTCTGCTCGGGGACCAAGCGCGCGTGATCCACACCGGCCAGCACTACGACCCAACGATGACGGGCGAGGCCGCTTCCAGCGTCCACCGCCCCCACCTGCAAATGAGAGTCGGTGGCCAGCACCGCGGCGTCCAGATCGGCGCCGCTACCGCCCAACTCACCCAGGCGTGGCACGACGACCCGCCCGCGGCGGTCATCGTGCAAGGTGACACCAACGCGGCCCTGGCCGGCGCCCTGGCCGCCAACGCCGTACAGGTCCCGCTCATCCACGTGGAGGCGGGACTGCGCAGCCACGACCGCGCGATGCCCGAAGAGCACAACCGCATCGTCATCGACCACCTCGCCGACCTGTGCTGCGCGGTGACGTCGCAGAATGTCGCGAACCTATGGGCCGAAGGCATCCCCGACAGCCGGATCGTGCTGACCGGCAACCCCATTGTGGAGGCAGTCCATCTGGCGGAGAGAGATCATGCCGCAGCGCTGCGCCTCACCGCTCCGTTGGGCGGCGGACCATACGCGGTGTCCACGCTGCACCGGCCGGAAAACGTTGATGATCCCGACCGGCTCCGCCGCATGCTGGCCAGCCTTGCCGCGCTTGACCTGCCGGTTCTGCTGGTGATTCACCCACGTACCCGGCAGCGAGTGCAGCAGTTCGGCCTCGGCGACCTCTTGGCCCAGTTGCACGTCGTCGATCCACTCAGCTACTCGGCGTTCCTCGCGGTCGCCGAACAAGCCTCCTTGTTGATCTCCGATTCAGGAGGGATCCAGGAGGAAGCCAGCATCCTGGGGGTTCGCCTGCTCGTGTTGCGCCGATCCACCGAACGCCCAGAAGCCCTGAACGCGGACTGCGCGTTGATTCCCCAACCCGAGCAGCTCCCCGTGTTCGCCCGGTCGATGGCCCAACTGGGTAAGCCAGCGATGGGCGTCACCCCGTTCGGGGACGGGCGGGCTTCCGCGCGCATTGCGGATCTCACCGAAATGCTTGCCATGAGCGCGCCCTGA
- a CDS encoding rhamnulokinase, whose product MRRYAAVDLGASSGRVVVAEVGPGTLDLHEVHRFANVPVRAGGTLYWDILRIYRGVLDGLRAAGPVDGIGVDSWAVDYGLLDERGALLGNPVHYRDGRTEKAGSRVPFEELYARTGIARQPFNTIHQLAAEPRLASATTMLLIPDLIAYWLTGEIGAELTNASTTQLLNAASREWDAVLAGGLGPASKILAPLRRPGEVIGPLTAEAAAETGLPVGTPVIAVGSHDTASAVAAVPADGERFAYVSCGTWSLVGVELDQPMISEEGRRANFTNEAGIDDTVRYLRNVTGLWLLQECIRVWEAGGERVDLEALLAQAAEEAPFRSTVDADDPVFHPPGDMPGRLADFCRRTGQPVPETRARIVRCVVDSLALAHRAALRDAQRLTGQEVDVIHIVGGGSRNALLCALTADACGLPVVAGPVEATSIGNVLVQARADGAISGTLADLRALIRRTQRLERYEPRADAAVPAARAFTRPAR is encoded by the coding sequence ATGAGGCGGTACGCGGCCGTCGACCTGGGCGCCTCCAGCGGGCGGGTCGTCGTCGCCGAGGTGGGCCCCGGCACGCTGGACCTCCACGAGGTGCACCGGTTCGCGAACGTGCCCGTACGGGCGGGCGGCACGCTGTACTGGGACATCCTGCGGATCTACCGGGGGGTGCTGGACGGTCTGCGGGCCGCCGGCCCGGTGGACGGGATCGGGGTCGACTCCTGGGCGGTGGACTACGGGCTGCTGGACGAGCGCGGCGCGCTGCTCGGCAACCCGGTGCACTACCGGGACGGCCGCACCGAGAAGGCGGGCAGCCGGGTCCCGTTCGAGGAGCTCTACGCCCGCACCGGCATCGCGCGCCAGCCGTTCAACACCATCCACCAGCTGGCCGCCGAACCCCGGCTGGCCTCGGCCACGACGATGCTGCTCATCCCCGACCTGATCGCGTACTGGCTGACCGGCGAGATCGGCGCGGAGCTGACCAACGCCTCCACCACCCAGCTCCTCAATGCCGCGTCCCGCGAGTGGGACGCCGTCCTGGCGGGCGGCCTCGGTCCCGCCTCGAAGATCCTTGCGCCGCTGCGGCGGCCGGGTGAGGTGATCGGCCCGCTGACGGCGGAGGCGGCGGCGGAGACCGGGCTGCCGGTGGGCACCCCGGTCATCGCGGTCGGCTCGCACGACACGGCCTCGGCCGTGGCCGCGGTCCCGGCCGACGGCGAGCGGTTCGCCTACGTCTCCTGCGGCACGTGGTCACTGGTCGGCGTCGAGCTGGACCAGCCGATGATCAGCGAGGAGGGGCGGCGGGCCAACTTCACCAACGAGGCCGGCATCGACGACACCGTCCGCTACCTCCGCAACGTCACCGGCCTCTGGCTCCTGCAGGAGTGCATCCGGGTCTGGGAGGCCGGGGGCGAGCGCGTCGATCTGGAGGCACTGCTGGCACAGGCCGCCGAGGAGGCGCCGTTCCGGTCGACGGTGGACGCCGACGATCCGGTCTTCCACCCGCCGGGGGACATGCCGGGACGCCTCGCCGACTTCTGCCGCCGCACCGGCCAGCCGGTCCCGGAGACCCGGGCCCGGATCGTCCGCTGCGTGGTGGACTCCCTCGCGCTGGCTCACCGGGCGGCCCTGCGGGACGCCCAGCGGCTCACCGGGCAGGAGGTGGACGTGATCCACATTGTCGGCGGAGGGTCGCGCAACGCCCTGCTCTGCGCGCTCACCGCGGACGCCTGCGGCCTTCCCGTGGTCGCGGGGCCGGTCGAGGCCACCTCGATCGGCAACGTCCTCGTCCAGGCCAGGGCCGACGGCGCGATCTCCGGCACCCTCGCGGACCTGCGAGCCCTGATCCGCCGCACCCAGCGGCTGGAGCGCTACGAGCCTCGGGCGGACGCCGCGGTACCGGCCGCACGGGCGTTCACGCGACCGGCGCGGTAG
- a CDS encoding bifunctional aldolase/short-chain dehydrogenase translates to MNSAVEELLQRSRALGSDPRNTNYAGGNTSAKGSAPDPVTGADTELMWVKGSGGDLGTLTEGGLAVLRLDRLRALAEVYPGVEREDEMVAAFDFCLHGRGGAAPSIDTAMHGLVDAAHVDHLHPDAGIAIATAADGPELTVRIFGDRVVWVPWRRPGFQLGLDIAAIKAANPRAIGCVLGGHGITAWGDTSAECAANSLDIIRTAETYLAEHGRPDPFGPVIHEALPETVRRERAAALFPLIRGLASTDLPQVGHYTATAEVLDFLSRAEHPRLAALGTSCPDHFLRTKVAPLVLDLPGDAPLEEVTVRLRELHALYREQYAAYYARHAVPGSPAMRGADPAIVLVPGVGMFSFGKDKQTARVAGEFYVNAINVMRGAESVSSYAPIEESEKFRIEYWDLEEAKLRRMPPAKPLATRIAFVTGGGSGIGAATVRRLSAEGACVVVADRDFAAAEKVASELGETALAVAVDVTSEEQVAEAVRQAVLAFGGVDLVVNNAGLSLSRSLLETTLADWDLQHDVMARGSFLVSRETARVMIEQGLGGEIVYISSKNAVFAGPNNVAYGAAKADQAHQVRLLAAELGGHGIRVNGINPDGVVRGSGIFASGWGANRAAVYGVEEEKLGEFYAQRTLLKREVLPEHIAAAVFQLTQLTQTTGLHIPVDAGVAAAFLR, encoded by the coding sequence ATGAATTCGGCTGTTGAGGAGCTTCTCCAGCGGTCGCGCGCTCTCGGTTCGGACCCGCGTAACACGAACTACGCGGGGGGCAACACCTCGGCCAAGGGCTCGGCCCCCGACCCGGTGACCGGGGCGGACACCGAGCTGATGTGGGTGAAGGGCTCGGGCGGAGACCTCGGGACGCTCACCGAGGGCGGGCTGGCCGTACTGCGGCTGGACCGGCTCCGGGCACTCGCCGAGGTGTATCCGGGGGTGGAGCGCGAGGACGAGATGGTCGCCGCGTTCGACTTCTGCCTGCACGGCAGGGGCGGTGCGGCCCCGTCGATCGACACCGCGATGCACGGCCTGGTGGACGCCGCGCACGTGGACCACCTCCACCCCGACGCGGGCATCGCGATCGCCACGGCCGCCGACGGCCCCGAGCTCACGGTGCGGATCTTCGGCGACCGGGTGGTGTGGGTGCCGTGGCGGCGGCCCGGCTTCCAGCTCGGCCTGGACATCGCCGCGATCAAGGCGGCCAACCCGCGGGCGATCGGCTGCGTTCTCGGTGGGCACGGCATCACCGCCTGGGGCGACACCTCGGCCGAGTGCGCCGCCAACTCCCTGGACATCATCCGCACCGCCGAGACCTACCTGGCCGAACACGGCAGGCCCGACCCGTTCGGCCCGGTGATCCACGAGGCGCTGCCGGAGACCGTACGGCGGGAGCGGGCGGCCGCGCTGTTCCCGTTGATCCGCGGCCTGGCCTCGACGGACCTGCCGCAGGTGGGCCACTACACCGCCACCGCCGAGGTGCTGGACTTCCTGTCGCGCGCCGAGCACCCCCGCCTGGCCGCGCTCGGCACCTCCTGCCCCGACCACTTCCTGCGCACCAAGGTCGCGCCGCTGGTCCTCGACCTGCCCGGCGACGCGCCGCTGGAGGAGGTGACCGTACGGCTGCGCGAGCTGCACGCCCTGTACCGGGAGCAGTACGCGGCCTACTACGCCCGGCACGCCGTCCCCGGCTCGCCCGCGATGCGCGGCGCGGACCCGGCGATCGTGCTGGTCCCCGGCGTGGGCATGTTCTCCTTCGGCAAGGACAAGCAGACCGCCCGGGTCGCGGGCGAGTTCTACGTCAACGCGATCAACGTGATGCGCGGAGCCGAGTCGGTGTCGTCCTACGCGCCGATCGAGGAGTCGGAGAAGTTCCGCATCGAGTACTGGGACCTGGAGGAGGCCAAACTCCGCCGGATGCCCCCGGCCAAGCCGCTGGCGACCCGGATCGCGTTCGTGACCGGCGGCGGATCCGGCATCGGCGCCGCGACCGTGCGCAGGCTCTCCGCCGAGGGCGCGTGCGTGGTCGTGGCCGACCGGGACTTCGCGGCGGCCGAGAAGGTGGCCTCCGAGCTGGGCGAGACGGCGCTCGCCGTGGCGGTGGACGTGACCTCCGAGGAGCAGGTCGCGGAGGCCGTACGGCAGGCGGTGCTGGCCTTCGGCGGGGTGGACCTCGTGGTCAACAACGCCGGGCTGTCGCTGTCGCGCTCCCTGCTGGAGACCACGCTCGCCGACTGGGACCTGCAGCACGACGTGATGGCCCGCGGGTCGTTCCTCGTCTCCCGCGAGACCGCCCGCGTCATGATCGAGCAGGGGCTGGGCGGGGAGATCGTCTACATCTCGTCCAAGAACGCGGTCTTCGCCGGTCCGAACAACGTCGCCTACGGCGCGGCCAAGGCCGACCAGGCGCACCAGGTCCGGCTGCTCGCCGCCGAGCTGGGCGGGCACGGCATCCGGGTCAACGGGATCAACCCCGACGGCGTGGTCCGCGGATCCGGGATCTTCGCCTCCGGCTGGGGCGCCAACCGGGCGGCCGTCTACGGCGTGGAGGAGGAGAAGCTCGGCGAGTTCTACGCCCAGCGGACCCTGCTCAAGCGCGAGGTGCTGCCCGAGCACATCGCCGCCGCCGTCTTCCAGCTCACCCAGCTCACCCAGACCACGGGCCTGCACATCCCGGTGGACGCGGGTGTGGCCGCGGCGTTCCTGCGATGA
- the rhaI gene encoding L-rhamnose isomerase, which yields MIKDLLRRQRIETPSWAFGDSGTRFKVFAQAGVPRDPYEKLADAAQVHRFTGVAPTVALHIPWDRVADYADLAARAAELGVGIGAINSNVFQDDAYMLGSVTNPDPKVRARALDHLLECVDIMDATGSATLKLWFSDGTNYPGQDDIRSRQDRLAQALERVYARLGAHQRFLLEYKLFEPAFYVSDVPDWGTAYAHCLRLGDKAQVVVDTGHHAPGTNIEFIVAFLLREGKLGGFDFNSRFYADDDLMVGAADPFQLFRIMFEVIGGGGYDAEANVAFMLDQCHNIEPKIAGQIRSVMNVQEATAKALLVDRAALAVAQAAGDVLGANAVVMDAYNTDVRPLLGQVREEMGVDPDPMAAYGRSGYFERVRDERVGGAPAGWGA from the coding sequence ATGATCAAGGATTTGCTGCGGCGGCAGCGCATCGAGACACCGTCCTGGGCGTTCGGTGACTCCGGCACCCGCTTCAAGGTCTTCGCCCAGGCCGGAGTGCCCCGGGATCCGTATGAGAAGCTCGCCGACGCCGCGCAGGTGCACCGCTTCACCGGGGTGGCCCCCACCGTGGCGTTGCACATCCCGTGGGACCGGGTGGCCGACTACGCCGACCTGGCCGCGCGAGCGGCGGAGCTGGGAGTGGGCATCGGGGCGATCAACTCCAACGTCTTCCAAGACGACGCCTACATGCTGGGCAGCGTGACCAACCCGGACCCGAAGGTGCGGGCGCGGGCGCTCGATCACCTGCTGGAGTGCGTGGACATCATGGATGCCACCGGCTCAGCGACGTTGAAGCTGTGGTTTTCCGACGGCACCAACTATCCGGGGCAAGACGACATTCGCTCCCGGCAGGATCGGCTGGCGCAGGCGCTGGAGCGGGTGTATGCCCGGCTGGGGGCGCATCAGCGGTTCTTGCTGGAGTACAAGTTGTTCGAGCCGGCGTTTTATGTCAGTGATGTGCCGGACTGGGGCACGGCGTACGCGCATTGCCTGCGGTTGGGCGACAAGGCGCAGGTGGTGGTGGATACCGGCCATCACGCGCCGGGCACCAACATCGAGTTCATCGTGGCGTTCTTGCTGCGGGAGGGCAAGCTGGGTGGGTTTGATTTCAACTCGCGGTTTTATGCCGATGACGATCTGATGGTGGGGGCGGCGGATCCGTTCCAGTTGTTTCGGATCATGTTCGAGGTGATCGGCGGGGGTGGGTATGACGCCGAGGCGAATGTGGCGTTCATGTTGGATCAGTGTCACAACATCGAGCCGAAGATCGCGGGGCAGATCCGGTCGGTGATGAATGTGCAGGAGGCCACGGCGAAGGCGTTGCTGGTGGATCGGGCGGCGTTGGCGGTGGCGCAGGCGGCGGGGGATGTGCTGGGGGCCAACGCGGTGGTGATGGATGCGTACAACACCGATGTGCGGCCGTTGCTGGGGCAGGTGCGGGAGGAGATGGGGGTGGATCCCGATCCGATGGCGGCGTATGGCCGGTCGGGGTATTTCGAGAGGGTCCGTGATGAGCGGGTCGGCGGCGCCCCCGCCGGCTGGGGCGCCTGA